From Bradyrhizobium symbiodeficiens, the proteins below share one genomic window:
- a CDS encoding tautomerase family protein — protein sequence MPEITVSMAEGRTDEQKAGMMRDITQALVKNLGVDADAVVIQINEAPLRHKMKGGKTFVERAAAAKK from the coding sequence ATGCCTGAGATCACTGTCAGCATGGCCGAAGGCCGCACCGACGAGCAGAAGGCCGGCATGATGCGCGACATCACCCAGGCGCTGGTGAAGAATCTCGGCGTCGACGCCGATGCCGTCGTCATCCAGATCAACGAAGCCCCGCTCCGCCACAAGATGAAGGGCGGCAAGACCTTCGTGGAGCGCGCGGCGGCCGCGAAGAAGTAG
- a CDS encoding thioesterase family protein, translating into MDARDYITIGMSAERTLVVPAERTVGHFVPGMPMVYATPMMILEMEMTSGDAIRSALQPGWVTVGTEVDIRHLAAALVGATVRTTAKVVAVERRVIRFEVEAFEGTRKLGEGRHARGLVNVEMFNKRLGA; encoded by the coding sequence ATGGACGCACGCGATTACATCACGATCGGCATGAGCGCCGAGCGCACGCTGGTGGTCCCGGCGGAGCGCACGGTCGGGCACTTCGTGCCGGGTATGCCGATGGTTTATGCGACGCCGATGATGATCCTGGAAATGGAGATGACGTCGGGCGATGCGATCCGCTCGGCGCTGCAGCCGGGGTGGGTCACCGTCGGCACCGAGGTCGACATCCGCCATCTCGCCGCCGCACTCGTCGGCGCGACGGTGCGGACGACCGCGAAGGTCGTTGCGGTCGAACGCCGCGTCATTCGGTTCGAGGTCGAGGCGTTCGAGGGCACGCGCAAGCTCGGCGAGGGCCGCCACGCGCGCGGGCTCGTCAATGTCGAGATGTTCAACAAGCGGCTGGGCGCATAG
- a CDS encoding NAD(P)H-dependent oxidoreductase codes for MNLYAKLLERQAARRPIRIGLIGAGKFGAMYLHQVLRTPGVHLVAIADLSPSRARENLNRVGWRPEQFAAVSLEDALKNGTTFLTEDWEALMKCGGIEVIAECTGNPVAAVEHCLGAFANGKPVINVTVEADAFCGPILAQRARQAGVIYSLAYGDQPALACDLVDWARACGFPVVAAGRGHKWLPHYRESTPETVWDHWGLSAEQAARGGMNPKMFNAFLDGSKPAIESAAIANATGLEAPSQGLAFPPGSVDDIPTLMRPRSEGGILESKGQVEVVSCLTADGKPIPNDIRKGVWVCFEGDSEYIRNCFQEYSVVTDPSGRYMSSYKKWHLIGLELGISVASIALRKEATGVATTFNADVAATAKKDLRAGDTLDGEGGYTVFGKLTPARTSLAKGYLPLGLAHNVRLTKAVAKDSCITWADVAIDETLPAVRVRREQEAFYSSPGARRES; via the coding sequence GTGAACCTCTACGCGAAACTTCTCGAACGACAGGCCGCGAGGCGCCCCATCAGGATCGGACTGATCGGGGCGGGCAAGTTCGGTGCGATGTACCTGCATCAGGTTCTGCGCACGCCCGGCGTCCATCTCGTCGCAATTGCAGACCTGTCCCCGTCGCGTGCCCGCGAAAACCTGAACCGCGTCGGCTGGCGCCCTGAGCAGTTCGCCGCCGTCTCGCTTGAGGATGCACTCAAGAATGGTACGACCTTCCTGACCGAAGACTGGGAAGCGCTGATGAAGTGCGGCGGCATCGAGGTGATCGCCGAGTGTACCGGAAATCCCGTCGCGGCGGTCGAACACTGCCTTGGCGCCTTTGCCAACGGCAAGCCCGTCATCAACGTGACCGTCGAGGCCGACGCCTTCTGCGGACCGATCCTCGCGCAAAGAGCAAGACAGGCCGGCGTGATCTACAGCCTCGCCTATGGCGATCAGCCGGCCCTCGCCTGCGACCTCGTCGATTGGGCAAGGGCCTGCGGTTTCCCGGTCGTGGCGGCCGGCCGCGGCCACAAATGGCTGCCGCATTATCGGGAGTCGACGCCCGAAACGGTCTGGGACCATTGGGGCCTCTCCGCCGAGCAAGCCGCGCGCGGCGGCATGAACCCAAAGATGTTCAACGCATTTCTCGACGGCTCCAAGCCGGCGATCGAATCCGCCGCGATCGCAAACGCAACCGGGCTGGAGGCGCCCTCGCAAGGCCTCGCATTCCCGCCGGGATCGGTCGACGACATCCCGACCCTGATGCGCCCGCGTTCCGAGGGCGGCATCCTGGAATCCAAGGGACAGGTCGAAGTCGTGTCCTGCCTGACGGCGGACGGCAAACCGATCCCCAACGACATCCGCAAGGGCGTCTGGGTCTGCTTCGAAGGCGACAGCGAGTACATCCGCAACTGCTTCCAGGAATATAGCGTCGTCACCGATCCGAGCGGCCGCTACATGAGCTCCTACAAGAAGTGGCATCTCATTGGTCTCGAGCTCGGAATTTCGGTCGCCTCGATCGCACTGCGCAAGGAGGCGACGGGGGTCGCAACGACGTTCAACGCCGATGTTGCCGCGACAGCCAAGAAGGATTTGCGCGCCGGAGATACGCTGGACGGAGAAGGCGGCTACACTGTCTTCGGCAAGCTGACGCCGGCCAGAACCTCGCTTGCAAAGGGCTATTTGCCGCTCGGGCTTGCACACAATGTGCGATTGACAAAGGCGGTAGCAAAGGACTCCTGCATCACCTGGGCCGATGTGGCGATTGACGAAACGCTGCCTGCTGTGCGTGTCCGCAGGGAGCAGGAAGCGTTCTATTCGTCGCCGGGAGCGCGCAGGGAGAGTTAG
- the proC gene encoding pyrroline-5-carboxylate reductase, whose translation MTNNPLQNITGTILLAGAGKMGGAMLTGWLSGGLDPRRVAVIDPHISPEIIALAVKGVALNPDATTAGPVETLVVAVKPQMFREAGIRLKQFVSDKTSVVSIMAGTTIASLQQVCGGAVVRAMPNTPAAIGRGITVAVAANNVSAAQRAVADALLRATGSVEWVDDESLMDAVTAVSGSGPAYVFLLAEELARAGVEAGLPEALATKLARETVAGSGELLHQSELPSSTLRQNVTSPGGTTAAALGVLMGEPGLRELMIRAIAAATKRSKELAK comes from the coding sequence ATGACGAACAACCCCCTCCAGAACATCACCGGCACCATCCTCCTCGCCGGCGCCGGCAAGATGGGCGGCGCGATGCTGACCGGATGGCTTTCGGGCGGACTCGATCCGCGCCGCGTCGCCGTGATCGATCCGCACATCTCGCCCGAGATCATCGCGCTTGCCGTCAAGGGTGTCGCGCTCAATCCCGACGCGACGACGGCCGGCCCCGTCGAGACGCTGGTCGTGGCGGTGAAACCGCAGATGTTCCGCGAGGCCGGCATCAGGCTGAAGCAATTCGTCTCGGACAAAACCTCGGTGGTCTCGATCATGGCGGGAACCACGATCGCATCGCTGCAACAGGTCTGCGGCGGCGCCGTGGTGCGCGCAATGCCGAACACGCCGGCCGCGATCGGCCGCGGCATCACCGTCGCGGTCGCAGCCAACAACGTCAGCGCCGCGCAGCGCGCGGTGGCCGATGCGCTGCTGCGCGCCACCGGCTCGGTCGAATGGGTCGACGACGAGAGCCTGATGGATGCGGTCACTGCCGTCTCCGGCTCCGGCCCGGCCTATGTGTTCCTGCTCGCCGAAGAACTCGCCCGCGCTGGCGTCGAGGCCGGATTGCCCGAAGCACTGGCGACCAAGCTTGCACGCGAGACGGTCGCCGGCTCGGGTGAACTGTTGCACCAGTCGGAGCTGCCGTCGAGCACGCTGCGCCAGAACGTCACCTCGCCCGGCGGCACCACGGCTGCGGCGCTCGGCGTGCTGATGGGCGAGCCCGGCCTGCGCGAGTTGATGATCCGCGCGATTGCCGCGGCGACGAAGCGGTCGAAGGAATTGGCGAAGTAG
- a CDS encoding YbjN domain-containing protein, whose translation MSLLEGTIDSRSHPLAVVEDIAASNNWPFERSGEDELTIVSKGQWTDYQISFTWMGEIEALHLACAFDMKIPVARRGEVQRLVAAVNEQLWVGHFDLWTNTGMIMHRQALVLPGGLTASTAQCEAMLAGAIHACERYFPAFQFVVWAGKTTAQAMDAAMFDTVGEA comes from the coding sequence ATGTCCCTGCTCGAAGGCACTATCGATTCCAGAAGCCATCCACTCGCGGTGGTCGAGGATATCGCTGCCAGCAACAACTGGCCGTTCGAACGCTCCGGCGAAGACGAACTCACCATTGTCTCGAAGGGACAATGGACCGACTACCAGATCTCCTTCACCTGGATGGGCGAGATCGAGGCGTTGCATCTGGCCTGCGCCTTCGACATGAAGATTCCGGTCGCGCGCCGCGGCGAGGTGCAGCGGCTCGTCGCCGCGGTCAACGAGCAGCTGTGGGTCGGGCACTTCGATCTCTGGACCAACACCGGCATGATCATGCACCGCCAGGCCCTGGTGCTGCCGGGCGGGCTCACCGCCTCGACCGCGCAATGCGAAGCCATGCTCGCCGGCGCCATCCACGCCTGCGAGCGCTATTTCCCGGCGTTCCAGTTCGTGGTGTGGGCCGGCAAGACCACCGCGCAGGCCATGGACGCGGCGATGTTCGACACGGTGGGAGAGGCGTAG
- a CDS encoding 6,7-dimethyl-8-ribityllumazine synthase yields the protein MNQMLQDPKTETSEVTLPPVPHDPAPDHPRFAKPQRVAFVQACWHRDVVEEARISFIKEAEARHLTHVDVFEVPGSFEIPLHAQVLAKTRRYTAIVAAGLVVDGGIYRHEFVADTVIKALMDVQLRTEVPVFSAVLTPQQFHETEVHYDFFRKHFAIKGVEVAAACAETLLGLERLRGQVAAGIV from the coding sequence ATGAATCAGATGTTGCAAGACCCCAAAACCGAAACTTCCGAAGTCACCCTACCGCCGGTTCCGCATGACCCGGCGCCCGACCACCCGCGCTTCGCAAAGCCGCAGCGGGTGGCCTTCGTGCAGGCCTGCTGGCACCGCGACGTGGTCGAGGAGGCCCGCATCTCCTTCATCAAGGAGGCCGAAGCGCGCCACCTCACCCATGTCGACGTGTTCGAGGTGCCGGGCTCGTTCGAGATCCCGCTGCATGCGCAGGTTCTCGCCAAGACGCGGCGCTACACCGCCATCGTCGCGGCCGGCCTCGTCGTCGACGGCGGCATCTATCGCCACGAGTTCGTCGCCGACACCGTGATCAAGGCGCTGATGGACGTGCAGCTGCGCACCGAAGTTCCCGTGTTCTCCGCGGTGCTGACGCCGCAGCAATTCCACGAGACCGAGGTGCACTACGACTTCTTCCGCAAGCATTTTGCGATCAAGGGCGTCGAGGTCGCGGCCGCCTGTGCGGAGACGTTGCTCGGCCTGGAGCGCCTGCGTGGCCAGGTCGCGGCGGGAATTGTGTAA
- a CDS encoding D-alanine--D-alanine ligase family protein — protein sequence MRRLRILVLMHPDFMPPDSSDGYTAQEINNWKTEYDVVSTLRAAGHDVRALGAQEEIKPVREAIEEFKPHVVFTLLEEFHNNVAFDQHIASYLELMKVPYTGCNPRGLILARGKDLSKTLVHHRRIAVPAFAVFPMRRKVRRPKHLPLPLIVKSLNMDGSAGISQASIVDTDEKLAERVAFIHDRSETAAIAEQFIEGRELYVGVLGNNRLRVLPVWELKFGSMGGRRSRHIATEKAKHDTDYQEKVGIVDGPAKDLSPEVTARIQRAAKRIYRALGLDGYARIDFRLTADGTPYFIEANPNPEIAKSQEFATAAQHAGLKYPDLLQRILTLGISRAKAGVSLG from the coding sequence ATGAGACGCTTGCGCATTCTGGTCCTGATGCATCCGGACTTCATGCCCCCGGACTCCTCCGACGGATACACCGCGCAGGAAATCAACAATTGGAAAACGGAATACGACGTCGTCAGCACCTTGCGTGCGGCCGGCCACGACGTCCGCGCGCTCGGCGCGCAGGAGGAGATCAAGCCGGTGCGCGAGGCGATCGAGGAGTTCAAGCCGCATGTGGTTTTCACGTTGCTGGAGGAATTCCACAACAACGTCGCCTTCGACCAGCACATCGCGAGCTATCTCGAGCTGATGAAGGTCCCTTATACCGGATGCAATCCGCGCGGCCTGATCCTGGCGCGCGGCAAGGACCTGTCAAAGACGCTGGTCCATCACCGGCGCATCGCGGTGCCGGCCTTCGCGGTTTTCCCGATGCGACGCAAGGTCAGGCGGCCGAAGCATCTTCCGCTGCCGCTGATCGTCAAGAGCCTGAACATGGATGGATCTGCCGGCATTTCCCAGGCCTCGATCGTCGACACCGACGAAAAGCTCGCGGAGCGCGTCGCCTTCATCCACGATCGGAGCGAAACCGCCGCCATCGCCGAGCAGTTCATCGAGGGACGCGAGCTTTATGTCGGCGTGCTCGGCAACAACCGCCTGCGCGTCCTGCCGGTCTGGGAACTGAAATTCGGCAGCATGGGCGGGCGCAGGTCGCGGCACATCGCCACCGAAAAGGCCAAGCACGACACCGACTATCAGGAGAAGGTCGGCATCGTCGACGGGCCGGCGAAAGACCTCTCGCCCGAAGTTACCGCGCGCATCCAGCGCGCGGCGAAGCGCATCTATCGGGCGCTTGGCCTCGACGGCTACGCGCGTATCGATTTTCGTCTCACCGCCGACGGCACGCCGTATTTCATCGAAGCCAATCCCAACCCCGAGATCGCCAAGAGCCAGGAGTTCGCCACGGCGGCTCAACATGCCGGGCTCAAATATCCGGATCTCCTGCAGCGCATCCTGACGCTCGGCATCAGCCGGGCCAAGGCGGGGGTGTCATTGGGGTGA